Proteins encoded together in one Pseudomonadota bacterium window:
- a CDS encoding L,D-transpeptidase family protein translates to MTKPISRQPPAKINASLESVINPFNSRLHISISKQRAYLMVGDEIYIDSPMSSGKRSGMTPTGTFRISQKDPDHRSSVYGEFVDWRGRVVRSGVSTKVDSAPSGTRYRGARMRWFMRLTASGVGMHVGILPGYPASHGCIRLPADIAPLIYQKVGIGTPAVIEL, encoded by the coding sequence GTGACCAAGCCGATCAGCCGCCAGCCCCCCGCGAAGATCAATGCAAGCCTCGAGTCGGTGATCAACCCGTTCAACTCGCGGCTGCACATCTCCATATCGAAGCAGCGCGCTTATCTGATGGTGGGTGACGAAATCTACATCGACTCCCCCATGTCCTCCGGCAAGCGCTCGGGGATGACGCCCACCGGCACTTTCCGCATTTCGCAGAAGGACCCCGATCACCGGTCGAGCGTCTATGGCGAATTCGTGGACTGGCGCGGTCGCGTGGTGCGCTCGGGCGTCAGCACCAAAGTGGACTCCGCGCCCAGCGGGACGCGCTACCGTGGCGCGCGGATGAGGTGGTTCATGCGGCTCACGGCCAGTGGCGTCGGGATGCATGTGGGCATCCTGCCGGGCTATCCCGCCTCGCACGGGTGCATCCGGCTCCCGGCCGATATCGCACCCCTCATTTATCAGAAGGTAGGGATCGGCACCCCAGCGGTCATCGAGTTATAG